The following proteins are encoded in a genomic region of Tenebrio molitor chromosome 7, icTenMoli1.1, whole genome shotgun sequence:
- the LOC138135246 gene encoding carbonic anhydrase 3-like isoform X2 has product MASERSTEHFFPVDNAEEGPRFIHNLADREPIHESPININIAKTVEIQMPPLAWHNLELPPKKMKVTNTGYTLILSAKWHQERPYISDGPLIGNYVFSQLHFHWGKNDAEGSEHTIDGVRYPLEMHMVCFKANYLTQEAALKEKDGIVVLVYMFKSGKNPAFQLLVDNIMSIQKAHTSLKMDPLPLSYFVKKFERDYFLYWGSVTTTVCLHYILWFISREPVGVSAEQVDELRSMLDANDEPLQGNFREVQPLNGRHVFHACPSGSKYATLLALP; this is encoded by the exons ATGGCAAGCGAACGGAGCACTG AGCATTTCTTCCCGGTCGATAATGCTGAAGAGGGTCCTCGCTTCATCCACAATCTTGCCGACAGAGAACCCATCCACGAGTCACCCATCAACATCAACATAGCCAAAACTGTAGAGATTCAAATGCCTCCGCTGGCTTGGCACAACCTGGAGCTCCCgccgaaaaaaatgaaagtcaCCAATACGGGATACACAT TAATATTGAGTGCCAAGTGGCACCAGGAGCGGCCGTACATTTCTGACGGCCCCCTCATCGGTAATTACGTTTTTTCCCAACTGCATTTCCATTGGGGGAAAAACGACGCCGAGGGCAGTGAGCACACCATAGACGGCGTCCGCTATCCCCTCGAAATGCACATGGTCTGCTTCAAGGCCAACTACTTGACCCAGGAGGCGGCGTTGAAAGAAAAGGACGGAATTGTGGTCCTGGTGTACATGTTCAAG AGTGGCAAAAATCCTGCGTTCCAACTCCTGGTCGACAACATCATGTCCATCCAAAAGGCGCACACCTCCCTCAAGATGGACCCGTTGCCGCTCAGCTACTTCGTGAAAAAATTTGAGAGGGATTATTTTTTGTACTGGGGGTCTGTGACCACGACGGTCTGCTTGCACTACATCCTCTGGTTTATCTCTCGGGAACCGGTCGGAGTGTCCGCCGAACAG GTGGATGAGTTGCGTTCGATGTTGGACGCCAATGACGAACCCCTACAGGGTAATTTCAGAGAAGTGCAACCCCTCAACGGCAGACACGTGTTTCACGCGTGTCCTTCCGGATCGAAATACGCGACCTTGCTCGCGCTGCCGTAA
- the CAH3 gene encoding carbonic anhydrase 2 isoform X1, with amino-acid sequence MTGPVVAGLTKSECLCDHDEESDPTQIVEEDAHITVPEWRLHKVQSPILLKHDETNHYDHFEPLEFHGHWDQGGEATLSNNGFTATLRFQNRELPVLIGGPLHEDQYVFEQLHFHWSDDDHSGCEHIFEGQAYSMEAHAVHYNKKYEDFKEAADKHDGLAVVAFFLKATDDDEHPCFNKMTEAVKKIVKINSITSVPSDCLTWIKEEAQCKGYYTYQGSLTTEPYTESVTWIIYPTPIHVSREQVSEFRNMKSTPCEQHNIVKNVRPIQTPTGDKKLDIIYARSHRKSE; translated from the exons ATGACCGGCCCTGTAGTTGCGGGACTAACAAAAAGCGAGTGCTTGTGCGATCATGACGAAGAATCAGATCCTACACAAATTG tcgaaGAAGACGCCCACATCACAGTACCGGAATGGAGGCTGCACAAAGTCCAGTCTCCCATTTTGCTAAAACACGACGAAACAAACCATTACGACCATTTCGAGCCGTTAGAGTTCCACGGGCATTGGGACCAAGGAGGCGAAGCGACGTTGAGCAACAACGGATTTACAG caACGCTTCGCTTCCAAAATCGCGAATTACCCGTGCTAATCGGCGGACCATTGCACGAGGACCAGTACGTATTCGAACAGTTGCATTTCCATTGGAGCGACGATGATCACAGCGGATGTGAACACATTTTCGAAGGACAGGC GTACTCGATGGAAGCACACGCTGTACACTATAACAAAAAGTATGAGGACTTCAAAGAGGCGGCAGATAAACATGACGGACTGGCCGTTGTGGCTTTCTTCCTTAAAGCAACAGACGACGACGAGCACCCCTGTTTTAATAAGATGACGGAAGCGGTGAAAAAGATcgtcaaaattaattccattacgAGCGTGCCTTCCG ACTGTTTGACTTGGATCAAGGAAGAAGCGCAGTGCAAGGGTTATTACACTTATCAGGGCTCGTTAACCACCGAACCTTACACCGAAAGTGTAACTTGGATAATTTATCCGACTCCTATACACGTTTCGCGGGAACAG GTGTCGGAATTTAGGAACATGAAATCGACGCCTTGCGAACAGCACAACATCGTGAAAAATGTACGGCCCATTCAGACACCCACCGGTGATAAAAAATTGGATATAATCTACGCTAGATCGCACAGAAAAAGCGAATAA
- the LOC138135244 gene encoding uncharacterized protein: protein MYLIIKYLIRCVIFLQFLELGTSYTVDSNITQSDCQTICIASGGQAEFDVETKLCKCLLSKNVDDTDVALINKNAKLVGKNLDGADTTDREIIIKREIHDEDKSTTEPTTTIRFVSETTVINDKIITTAEPEKETDLNPEAIVGQAPQRRIHHPRLGPQRRQREPRPITPEQQHLMLQQIHDHLQRLEQLSDQRLRQIEIDAVNVSLRQLSQTVVHTPAQRSRFRNVVEETRRRQQRQRLGPHGRLVGAAAPHNIENSTAKTESEVESALKEIFHGKKQRHFEIITQDPRLIDE, encoded by the exons atgtatttaataataaaatacttgATTCGATGTGTTATTTTTCTGCAATTTTTag AACTCGGCACATCGTATACTGTCGATAGCAACATAACTCAATCTGACTGTCAAACGATTTGCATAGCATCAGGAGGCCAAGCCGAATTTGATGTGGAAAccaaattatgtaaatgtcTGTTATCAAAAAATGTGGATG ATACTGACGTTGCCTTGATCAACAAAAATGCGAAACTCGTCGGTAAAAACTTAGACGGCGCGGACACAACTGATCgtgaaattattatcaaaagaGAGATTCACGATGAAGACAAATCTACAACAGAACCAACAACCACGATTCGTTTCGTCTCCGAAACAACTGTaattaatgacaaaataattacaacaGCGGAACCGGAAAAAGAAACCGATTTGAATCCGGAAGCTATTGTGGGACAAGCCCCGCAAAGGAGAATTCATCACCCGCGTTTAGGGCCGCAAAGACGCCAGCGCGAACCCAGACCTATAACCCCCGAACAACAACACCTGATGCTACAACAAATCCACGACCATTTGCAACGTTTGGAACAACTTTCTGATCAAAGACTCCGTCAGATCGAAATCGACGCTGTTAACGTTAGTTTGCGACAGCTGTCGCAGACTGTGGTTCACACGCCAGCGCAAAGATCGCGTTTCAGGAACGTTGTGGAGGAAACTAGAAGAAGACAACAAAGACAAAGACTAGGACCACATGGTCGTCTGGTTGGTGCCGCTGCGCCTCACAATATAGAAAATTCGACGGCAAAAACAGAGAGTGAGGTGGAAAGTGCACTCAAAGAGATATTTCATGGGAAGAAGCAGCgacattttgaaataattacgCAGGACCCTAGGTTAATTGATGAGTAG
- the LOC138135242 gene encoding carbonic anhydrase 2-like, whose amino-acid sequence MLENYLIEILIALCLMLLLYLLLQWFCKCNPNEKMICNYGYSDSDGPHTWKYKFQIRGENQSPINILSVCAIVIPAETIAPLDFTTEYHTTPQEMKMVNDGYTVVIYSTWSSGRKPILCGGPLCDEYKLFSLRFRWGPNDEEGSEHMIDMRRYAMELQVTYNKCSCKCTDISKSTRTCSVVIISYIFEVTEVDNPYFETIIYGLKFIPTPCKCYYMRPLPVSLIAPMFRRRYFSYLGSLTYPPCTEGVRWIVQPEPLTISAYQIRQFRKLIGFHGYILTNTRPVQNANNRDVILYE is encoded by the exons atgttggAAAACTACCTAATCGAAATTTTGATAGCCCTCTGTTTAATGCTTTTGCTGTACCTCCTCTTGCAATGGTTCTGTAAATGTAACCCCAACGAAAAAATGATCTGTAACTACGGGTACAGCGACAGCGATG GCCCCCATACTTGGaaatacaaatttcaaattcgcGGTGAAAATCAGTCCCCCATCAATATCTTGTCCGTTTGTGCAATAGTTATCCCCGCTGAGACAATCGCCCCCTTGGATTTCACAACAGAGTATCACACCACCCCCCAAGAAATGAAAATGGTGAATGACGGTTACACGG TCGTAATATACAGTACTTGGTCCAGCGGAAGGAAACCGATTTTGTGTGGGGGCCCTCTTTGTGATGAATACAAACTGTTTAGTCTGCGTTTTCGTTGGGGCCCCAACGACGAAGAAGGGTCAGAACACATGATAGACATGCGAAGGTACGCGATGGAGTTGCAAGTGACTTACAACAAGTGCTCTTGCAAGTGTACTGATATTTCCAAGTCTACTCGCACTTGTTCTGTTGTAATAATCAGTTACATCTTTGAG GTGACGGAAGTAGACAATCCGTATTTTGAGACAATTATTTACGGGCTTAAGTTTATTCCGACGCCGTGTAAATGTTACTACATGAGACCCCTTCCGGTAAGCCTGATCGCTCCGATGTTTCGAAGGAGATACTTTTCTTACCTGGGGTCCCTCACATATCCACCTTGCACCGAAGGAGTACGATGGATCGTCCAACCTGAACCGTTGACAATCTCTGCATACCAAATTCGCCAGTTCAGAAAGTTGATCGGATTTCACGGGTACATTTTGACCAACACGAGACCGGTACAAAATGCCAATAACAGAGATGTGATTTTGTAcgagtaa
- the LOC138135246 gene encoding carbonic anhydrase 3-like isoform X1 has product MASERSTEHFFPVDNAEEGPRFIHNLADREPIHESPININIAKTVEIQMPPLAWHNLELPPKKMKVTNTGYTLILSAKWHQERPYISDGPLIGNYVFSQLHFHWGKNDAEGSEHTIDGVRYPLEMHMVCFKANYLTQEAALKEKDGIVVLVYMFKLQSGKNPAFQLLVDNIMSIQKAHTSLKMDPLPLSYFVKKFERDYFLYWGSVTTTVCLHYILWFISREPVGVSAEQVDELRSMLDANDEPLQGNFREVQPLNGRHVFHACPSGSKYATLLALP; this is encoded by the exons ATGGCAAGCGAACGGAGCACTG AGCATTTCTTCCCGGTCGATAATGCTGAAGAGGGTCCTCGCTTCATCCACAATCTTGCCGACAGAGAACCCATCCACGAGTCACCCATCAACATCAACATAGCCAAAACTGTAGAGATTCAAATGCCTCCGCTGGCTTGGCACAACCTGGAGCTCCCgccgaaaaaaatgaaagtcaCCAATACGGGATACACAT TAATATTGAGTGCCAAGTGGCACCAGGAGCGGCCGTACATTTCTGACGGCCCCCTCATCGGTAATTACGTTTTTTCCCAACTGCATTTCCATTGGGGGAAAAACGACGCCGAGGGCAGTGAGCACACCATAGACGGCGTCCGCTATCCCCTCGAAATGCACATGGTCTGCTTCAAGGCCAACTACTTGACCCAGGAGGCGGCGTTGAAAGAAAAGGACGGAATTGTGGTCCTGGTGTACATGTTCAAG CTGCAGAGTGGCAAAAATCCTGCGTTCCAACTCCTGGTCGACAACATCATGTCCATCCAAAAGGCGCACACCTCCCTCAAGATGGACCCGTTGCCGCTCAGCTACTTCGTGAAAAAATTTGAGAGGGATTATTTTTTGTACTGGGGGTCTGTGACCACGACGGTCTGCTTGCACTACATCCTCTGGTTTATCTCTCGGGAACCGGTCGGAGTGTCCGCCGAACAG GTGGATGAGTTGCGTTCGATGTTGGACGCCAATGACGAACCCCTACAGGGTAATTTCAGAGAAGTGCAACCCCTCAACGGCAGACACGTGTTTCACGCGTGTCCTTCCGGATCGAAATACGCGACCTTGCTCGCGCTGCCGTAA
- the Srp19 gene encoding signal recognition particle 19 kDa protein — protein sequence MQSSSAAPILQWSPDKKHTDPERWICIYPAYINSKKTLAQGRRIAKEKCVENPTHQEMRDVLVAASLKVGVENKLYSRERSKELLYRGRIRVQLKNNDGTPINKDFPSRESVMMHLCEMIPKLKTRQNKSLGDQPQTNPSGGKGKGKGKGRR from the exons ATGCAGTCTTCAAGCGCCGCCCCTATTTTGCAGTGGAGTCCCGACAAAAAGCACACGGATCCGGAAAG GTGGATTTGCATTTACCCCGCTTACATCAACAGCAAAAAGACATTGGCGCAAGGTAGGAGGATTGCGAAAGAAAAGTGTGTCGAAAATCCGACGCATCAGGAGATGAGGGATGTTTTAGTGGCTGCCAGTCTAAAAGTGGGAGTGGAAAATAAACTGTACAGCAGGGAAAGAAGCAAAGAACTTCTCTACAGAGGCCGGATTCGTGTccagttaaaaaataatgacgGCACTCCAATCAATAAAGATTTCCCCAGCAGAGAGAGTGTAATGATGCACTTGTGCGAAATGATACCAAAATTGAAGACGCGGCAGAATAAATCGTTGGGAGATCAGCCCCAAACTAATCCAAGTGGGGGCAAAGGTAAAGGCAAGGGCAAGGGACGACGATAA
- the LOC138135239 gene encoding MYCBP-associated protein-like — MSGDGENVPKKTDDEDLRLRNWSTWLTEWNRVQGKAAEKRQEKPGQVAINFSEGVSNVNAEKAVLGYARIPTKFDKYRGNPDFWKLPTALPHKCKCGCFQRTYFTVKTKEESNVVPTVELVGIPDYIRQEKNILEEARTIYKSWQNSRYRQEQMDKMAAKIKNIVPHWPEFEELIVVGKQIGLSSKSREESVDGKTDKTADEAEDIKAKSILFDQSQLRQSSKSKQQKRLCLKVNGIVLDPESCEDEGTRKLRLIFEYDVTTSEVSVDYLVFENVGLATMRISWQKLEKFRLFRNYTDEQWDKHGFYFDKNELIVLPGHRTEVPVWFKTENCGHFSESWELTTAPKMWSDRFQVVVILESYSFFSDMKEKVDLILKYIDVEAKNVLIKDILYDMIADFKYADDPLAPCVYGEAQLFEMANLVKGRPLYLYNAQFVDELKEIYEKVKTEELEWDYSVGWLKRLAHLKDTNAYLENKLKELAEKILRIEREAAHQLKEKSPSKTKKGKKKKGKKKKGKGKSSSKSKSSKKSKSSKKSKSSKKSKKSKKKKSKKGSSKTSQHSHVEEEVKIEMPKEPYEYSNQLELWSVVRKFDTPVIINTEREKYFACTQVMVGYFNRMCHELETLEFDQGLEIASTYPPTQNKLVPMDQHPERLVYEYFEDHYIPTYLVREVYPFGAKRRPKILRDIAEDDIETLYCVYFNKSLAPKRQESKTKKHKKKKKGKKSKSPKGKKSKSSKSSKSKEKSKKAKSTKKSSKSSKKSKKSKKSKKSKKGKKSKSKEKVGVKKEVSVESFNPYAEEFTFVPDVEVPEVPPGDKVGTQLNKQMMEDFHYKQYLAVYSCLSGAVDALVDTINSFECVVSYPTLNEMTPYFLDDGEHKETTND, encoded by the exons ATGTCAGGAGATGGCGAGAATGTTCCCAAAAAAACCGACGACGAGGATCTCCGGTTGAGAAACTGGTCCACGTGGCTGACGGAATGGAATCGCGTGCAAGGAAAAGCCGCGGAAAAGCGCCAAGAAAAACCGGGACAGGTGGCGATTAATTTTTCCGAAGGGGTTTCGAACGTGAACGCCGAAAAAGCGGTGTTGGGGTACGCCAGGATTCCCACCAAATTCGACAAGTACCGGGGGAACCCCGACTTCTGGAAGCTACCGACTGCGCTGCCCCACAAGTGCAAGTGTGGTTGCTTTCAGCGAACTTACTTCACTGTGAAAACCAAAGAAGAGAGTAATGTTGTTCCCACCGTGGAGTTAGTAGGGATCCCGGATTATATCcgccaagaaaaaaatattttggaggAGGCCAG GACCATCTACAAGAGTTGGCAAAACAGTCGCTACCGTCAAGAGCAGATGGACAAAATGGCCgccaaaatcaaaaacatCGTCCCGCACTGGCCCGAGTTCGAAGAGTTAATAGTTGTGGGAAAGCAAATCGGACTGAGTTCAAAAAGCCGAGAAGAATCTGTGGACGGCAAAACTGACAAAACTGCAGATGAAGCAGAAGATATCAAGGCGAAATCGATTTTGTTTGATCAGTCACAGTTAAGACAATCTTCCAAATCGAAGCAGCAGAAAAGACTGTGTCTCAAAGTGAACGGAATCGTCCTGGACCCGGAGAGTTGTGAGGATGAAGGTACAAGAAAGTTGCGCTTGATTTTCGAGTACGACGTAACAACTTCAGAAGTGAGCGTCGACTATTTGGTTTTCGAGAATGTCGGATTGGCCACAATGAGGATTTCGTGGCAAAAACTCGAGAAATTCCGCTTGTTCCGCAACTACACCGACGAACAGTGGGACAAGcacggattttattttgacaagaatgaGTTGATCGTCTTGCCGGGTCACAGAACGGAAGTGCCTGTTTGGTTCAAAACTGAGAATTGCGGACATTTTTCGGAAAGTTGGGAACTCACGACGGCGCCCAAAATGTGGAGTGATCGCTTTCAAGTGGTTGTGATTCTCGAAAGTTACTCGTTTTTCAGCGATATGAAAGAGAAAgttgacttaattttgaaatacatcGATGTTGAAGCGAAGAATGTTTTGATCAAAGATATTCTCTACGATATGATAGCTGATTTTAAATATGCAGATGATCCTCTTGCGCCTTGTGTTTATGGCGAAGCGCAGTTGTTCGAAATGGCGAATTTGGTGAAGGGGCGCCCTCTATATTTGTATAATGCTCAGTTCGTGGACGAGTTGAAAGAGATTTATGAAAAGGTAAAAACGGAAGAACTAGAATGGGATTATTCGGTTGGGTGGTTGAAAAGATTGGCGCATTTAAAAGACACGAATGCGTATCTTGAAAATAAGTTGAAGGAGTTGGCGGAAAAGATACTGAGGATAGAGCGTGAAGCGGCGCACCAGTTGAAAGAAAAATCTCCTTCGAAAACTAAGAAGGGTAAGAAGAAGAAAGGGAAGAAGAAGAAGGGCAAGGGAAAGTCTTCGTCTAAGAGTAAATCATCGAAGAAAAGCAAGTCGTCGAAGAAGAGTAAGTCTTCgaagaaaagtaaaaaatcgaaaaagaaGAAGAGTAAGAAAGGTTCGTCTAAAACGTCGCAGCACAGTCACGTTGAAGAGGAGGTGAAGATCGAGATGCCGAAAGAACCATACGAGTACTCCAATCAATTGGAGTTGTGGAGTGTGGTGAGGAAGTTCGACACGCCGGTCATAATAAATAcagaaagagaaaaatacTTTGCGTGTACCCAAGTAATGGTGGGTTACTTCAACAGAATGTGTCACGAGCTGGAGACGCTGGAGTTCGACCAGGGTCTGGAGATTGCGAGCACATATCCGCCAACGCAAAACAAGCTGGTCCCGATGGACCAACACCCGGAAAGACTGGTCTACGAGTATTTCGAGGACCACTACATTCCCACTTACCTAGTCCGCGAGGTTTACCCGTTCGGGGCCAAGCGTAGGCCAAAAATTTTGCGAGACATTGCCGAAGATGACATCGAGACTCTCTACTGCGTTTACTTCAACAAGAGCCTCGCGCCGAAGAGGCAAGAGTCCAAAACGAAGAAAcacaagaagaagaagaagggaaaaaagtcaaaatcaCCGAAGGGGAAAAAGAGCAAATCGTCGAAGTCTTCCAAAAGTAAAGAAAAGAGCAAGAAAGCGAAGTCGACCAAGAAGTCGTCGAAGTCGAGCAAAAAGTCTAAGAAGAGTAAGAAGTCGAAAAAATCGAAGAAGGGGAAGAAGTCGAAGTCTAAGGAGAAAGTTGGGGTTAAAAAGGAGGTGTCCGTGGAGAGTTTCAATCCGTACGCCGAAGAGTTTACGTTTGTGCCGGATGTGGAGGTGCCTGAAGTGCCTCCGGGGGATAAAGTGGGAACTCAGTTGAACAAACAAATGATGGAGGATTTCCACTATAAACAATATTTGGCTGTTTATTCTTGTTTAAGCGGTGCCGTAGATGCTCTTGTTGACACGATAAACTCATTCGAGTGTGTAGTTTCCTACCCAACTCTGAACGAAATGACGCCCTATTTTTTGGACGATGGTGAACACAAAGAAACCACAAACGACTAG
- the CAH3 gene encoding carbonic anhydrase 2 isoform X2, whose product MEVEDYIAELVEEDAHITVPEWRLHKVQSPILLKHDETNHYDHFEPLEFHGHWDQGGEATLSNNGFTATLRFQNRELPVLIGGPLHEDQYVFEQLHFHWSDDDHSGCEHIFEGQAYSMEAHAVHYNKKYEDFKEAADKHDGLAVVAFFLKATDDDEHPCFNKMTEAVKKIVKINSITSVPSDCLTWIKEEAQCKGYYTYQGSLTTEPYTESVTWIIYPTPIHVSREQVSEFRNMKSTPCEQHNIVKNVRPIQTPTGDKKLDIIYARSHRKSE is encoded by the exons ATGGAAGTTGAAGACTACATTGCTGAGTTGG tcgaaGAAGACGCCCACATCACAGTACCGGAATGGAGGCTGCACAAAGTCCAGTCTCCCATTTTGCTAAAACACGACGAAACAAACCATTACGACCATTTCGAGCCGTTAGAGTTCCACGGGCATTGGGACCAAGGAGGCGAAGCGACGTTGAGCAACAACGGATTTACAG caACGCTTCGCTTCCAAAATCGCGAATTACCCGTGCTAATCGGCGGACCATTGCACGAGGACCAGTACGTATTCGAACAGTTGCATTTCCATTGGAGCGACGATGATCACAGCGGATGTGAACACATTTTCGAAGGACAGGC GTACTCGATGGAAGCACACGCTGTACACTATAACAAAAAGTATGAGGACTTCAAAGAGGCGGCAGATAAACATGACGGACTGGCCGTTGTGGCTTTCTTCCTTAAAGCAACAGACGACGACGAGCACCCCTGTTTTAATAAGATGACGGAAGCGGTGAAAAAGATcgtcaaaattaattccattacgAGCGTGCCTTCCG ACTGTTTGACTTGGATCAAGGAAGAAGCGCAGTGCAAGGGTTATTACACTTATCAGGGCTCGTTAACCACCGAACCTTACACCGAAAGTGTAACTTGGATAATTTATCCGACTCCTATACACGTTTCGCGGGAACAG GTGTCGGAATTTAGGAACATGAAATCGACGCCTTGCGAACAGCACAACATCGTGAAAAATGTACGGCCCATTCAGACACCCACCGGTGATAAAAAATTGGATATAATCTACGCTAGATCGCACAGAAAAAGCGAATAA